Proteins encoded within one genomic window of Acidovorax sp. 107:
- a CDS encoding LysR family transcriptional regulator, whose protein sequence is MTGTTEPPLNHRTTHRITHRHIEVFRAVMTAGSATGAANLLHSSQPTVSRELARLESLLGYDLFERVQGRLRPNARALALWDEVQRSWQGLERVVDRAVALGRSGAVQLSVLCLPALAHALLPGAAARLMQSHPEAHSTTRLSVTPQESPLLEEWMSAQRFDLGLCEQTTAPPGTRAEVLLTLDEVAVLPAGHALAHQPVLNLADFAGEFFVSLSADDPYRRLIDARFGEAGVERTLRVETHSAAAVCAMVEQGLGIAIVNPVTALAAASERLVLRRLAFSIPFSVTALLPLYRPPLPEVAPMLEALRVQAQAIAARLPLAMN, encoded by the coding sequence ATGACTGGCACGACCGAGCCCCCACTGAATCACCGCACCACCCACCGCATCACCCACCGCCACATCGAGGTCTTCCGTGCGGTGATGACCGCAGGCAGCGCCACCGGCGCGGCCAACCTGCTGCACAGCTCGCAACCGACTGTGAGCCGCGAACTCGCGCGGCTCGAATCGCTGCTGGGTTACGACCTGTTCGAGCGCGTACAAGGCCGCCTGCGTCCCAACGCGAGGGCGCTGGCGCTGTGGGACGAGGTACAGCGGTCCTGGCAGGGGCTGGAGCGCGTGGTGGACCGGGCCGTGGCCCTGGGCCGGTCAGGTGCGGTGCAGTTGTCGGTGCTGTGTCTGCCCGCGCTTGCTCATGCACTGCTGCCGGGTGCGGCAGCGCGGCTGATGCAGTCGCACCCCGAGGCACACTCCACAACCCGCTTATCCGTCACGCCACAGGAATCGCCCCTGCTCGAAGAATGGATGAGTGCCCAGCGGTTTGACCTGGGCCTGTGCGAGCAGACCACCGCCCCACCCGGCACGCGCGCCGAAGTGCTGCTGACGCTGGACGAGGTGGCCGTACTGCCCGCAGGCCACGCACTGGCGCACCAGCCGGTGCTGAACCTGGCCGACTTTGCCGGCGAGTTTTTTGTGAGCCTGTCGGCCGACGACCCTTATCGACGGCTGATCGACGCCCGGTTTGGAGAAGCGGGTGTGGAGCGCACGCTGCGCGTGGAAACCCACAGCGCCGCCGCAGTGTGCGCCATGGTCGAGCAGGGCCTGGGCATTGCCATCGTCAACCCCGTTACCGCCTTGGCTGCGGCCAGCGAGCGGCTGGTGCTGCGGCGGCTGGCGTTTTCCATCCCGTTCAGCGTGACAGCGCTGCTGCCGCTGTACCGCCCCCCGCTGCCCGAGGTCGCGCCCATGCTGGAGGCCCTGCGCGTGCAGGCCCAGGCCATTGCGGCGAGGCTGCCGCTCGCCATGAACTGA
- the lysA gene encoding diaminopimelate decarboxylase yields MSNPFSPAQLWALADQFGTPLWVYDAATIRQRIAQVSNFETIRFAQKACSNIHILKLMREQGVKVDAVSRGEILRALAAGYVAGGEPSEIVFTADLFDAATLDCVVEHGVPVNAGSIDMLHQLGARSPGHAVWLRINPGFGHGHSNKTNTGGEHSKHGIWHTDLPAALAAIAQHGLKLVGLHMHIGSGVDYSHLQEVCGAMVNLVRTAHAAGHDLHAISAGGGLSIPYRSGDPVVDTQHYHGLWDAARQQAEAIVGHKLGLEIEPGRFLVAESGVLLGQVRATKNAGNNHFVLVDTGFNELMRPSMYGSYHAMSVLRRDGSTAAEQPTVVAGPLCESGDVFTQGDGGVVLPRDLPAAQVGDLLVIHDTGAYGASMSSNYNTRPLIAEVLVDGGQARLIRRRQTVDELLALELGL; encoded by the coding sequence ATGTCCAACCCTTTTTCCCCCGCCCAGCTCTGGGCACTGGCCGACCAGTTTGGCACCCCGCTGTGGGTGTATGACGCGGCCACCATCCGCCAGCGCATCGCGCAGGTGTCCAACTTCGAGACCATCCGCTTTGCGCAAAAGGCCTGCTCCAACATCCACATCCTGAAGCTCATGCGCGAGCAGGGCGTGAAGGTGGATGCCGTCTCGCGCGGCGAGATCCTGCGCGCGCTGGCGGCGGGCTATGTGGCGGGTGGTGAACCGTCGGAGATCGTCTTTACCGCCGACCTTTTCGACGCCGCCACGCTCGATTGCGTGGTGGAGCATGGCGTGCCCGTCAACGCGGGTTCCATCGACATGCTGCACCAGCTGGGCGCGCGCTCGCCGGGCCATGCGGTGTGGCTGCGCATCAACCCCGGCTTTGGCCACGGCCACAGCAACAAGACCAACACGGGCGGCGAGCACAGCAAGCACGGCATCTGGCACACCGACCTGCCTGCGGCGCTGGCGGCGATTGCGCAGCACGGCCTGAAGCTGGTGGGCCTGCACATGCACATCGGTTCGGGCGTGGACTACAGCCACTTGCAGGAAGTGTGCGGCGCCATGGTCAATCTGGTGCGCACGGCGCATGCGGCGGGGCATGACCTGCACGCCATCTCGGCCGGTGGTGGCCTGTCCATTCCCTATCGCAGCGGTGACCCGGTGGTGGACACGCAGCATTACCACGGCCTGTGGGACGCCGCGCGCCAGCAGGCCGAGGCCATCGTGGGCCACAAGCTCGGTCTGGAGATCGAGCCCGGCCGCTTCCTGGTGGCCGAATCGGGCGTGCTGCTGGGCCAGGTGCGTGCCACCAAGAACGCGGGCAACAACCACTTTGTGCTGGTCGATACCGGCTTCAACGAACTCATGCGCCCGTCCATGTACGGCAGCTACCACGCCATGAGCGTGCTGCGCCGCGACGGCTCCACGGCGGCCGAGCAGCCCACGGTGGTGGCAGGCCCGCTGTGCGAGTCGGGCGACGTGTTCACCCAGGGCGACGGCGGCGTGGTGCTGCCGCGCGACCTGCCCGCCGCCCAGGTGGGTGACCTGCTGGTGATCCACGACACGGGCGCGTACGGCGCCAGCATGTCCTCCAACTACAACACGCGGCCCTTGATTGCCGAGGTGCTGGTGGACGGCGGCCAGGCCCGCCTGATCCGCCGCCGCCAGACGGTGGACGAGCTGCTGGCGCTGGAGCTGGGGCTGTAA